A genome region from Frankineae bacterium MT45 includes the following:
- a CDS encoding succinate dehydrogenase / fumarate reductase flavoprotein subunit: protein MSAEVETHDYDVLIIGAGGAGLRAAIAAREEGMRTAIICKSLFGKAHTVMAEGGIAASMGNVNSHDNWQVHFRDTMRGGKFLNSWRMAELHAKEAPDRVWELETYGALFDRTKDGKISQRNFGGHEYPRLAHVGDRTGLELIRTLQQKIVSLQQEDLRESGDLDARLKVFAECTITELLRDPSGSIAGAFGYWRESGRFVLFRAPAVVLATGGVGKSFKVTSNSWEYTGDGHALALRAGSSLLNMEFIQFHPTGMVWPPSVKGILVTESVRGDGGVLRNSDGKRFMFDYVPDVFRGQYADNEAEADRWYDDPDNNKRTPDLLPRDEVARAINSEVKAGRGSPHGGVFLDIASRRTPAEILKRLPSMHHQFKELADVDITSEPMEVGPTCHYVMGGVEVDPDTAAAAGVAGLFAAGEVAGGMHGSNRLGGNSLSDLLVFGRRAGVGSAQYVKSLGAGRPQVSPEQVDAASSNALAPFANEGGENPYTLHQELQQTMNDLVGIIRKAEEVEQALAKLQELKVRARTVTVEGHRQFNPGWHLALDLRNMLAVSECVARAALLREESRGGHTRDDFPKMDPNWRRVNLICSLNGDGIDVTRQPMSTMRDDLISLFARDELGKYLTDEELNALPEATE from the coding sequence ATGAGTGCTGAAGTAGAGACCCATGACTACGACGTCCTGATCATCGGGGCGGGCGGCGCCGGTCTGCGCGCGGCGATCGCGGCCCGTGAGGAGGGGATGCGTACCGCGATCATCTGCAAGTCCCTATTCGGCAAGGCACATACGGTCATGGCCGAGGGCGGCATCGCGGCCAGCATGGGCAACGTCAACTCGCACGACAACTGGCAGGTGCACTTCCGTGACACCATGCGCGGCGGCAAGTTCCTGAATTCATGGCGGATGGCCGAACTGCACGCGAAGGAGGCGCCGGACCGGGTCTGGGAACTCGAGACCTACGGGGCGCTCTTCGATCGCACCAAGGACGGCAAGATCAGCCAGCGAAACTTCGGTGGCCACGAGTACCCACGGCTGGCCCATGTCGGGGATCGCACCGGCCTGGAACTGATCCGCACCCTGCAGCAGAAGATCGTCTCGCTGCAGCAGGAGGATCTGCGCGAGAGCGGTGACCTCGACGCCCGGCTGAAGGTCTTCGCCGAGTGCACGATCACCGAACTGCTCCGTGACCCATCTGGATCAATCGCCGGCGCCTTCGGGTACTGGCGGGAGTCGGGACGCTTCGTACTCTTCCGCGCGCCGGCCGTCGTGCTGGCCACCGGCGGGGTCGGGAAGTCCTTCAAGGTCACGTCGAATTCATGGGAGTACACCGGGGACGGGCACGCACTCGCCCTGCGCGCCGGTTCTTCCCTGCTGAATATGGAGTTCATCCAGTTCCATCCGACCGGCATGGTCTGGCCCCCGTCGGTAAAGGGCATTCTGGTCACCGAGTCGGTCCGCGGCGATGGCGGCGTGCTGCGCAACTCCGACGGCAAGCGCTTCATGTTCGACTACGTGCCTGACGTCTTCCGCGGCCAGTACGCCGACAACGAGGCCGAGGCCGACCGCTGGTACGACGACCCCGACAACAACAAGCGAACCCCCGACCTCCTCCCCCGTGATGAGGTGGCGCGGGCCATCAACTCCGAAGTGAAGGCCGGACGCGGATCGCCGCATGGCGGGGTCTTCCTCGACATCGCATCCCGTCGCACGCCGGCTGAGATCCTCAAGCGATTGCCGTCGATGCACCATCAATTCAAGGAACTGGCCGACGTTGACATCACCTCCGAGCCGATGGAGGTCGGCCCGACCTGTCACTACGTGATGGGTGGGGTCGAGGTCGATCCGGACACGGCCGCGGCGGCGGGCGTCGCCGGGCTCTTCGCCGCCGGCGAGGTCGCCGGCGGAATGCACGGGTCGAACCGGCTGGGCGGCAACTCGCTCTCGGACCTGCTCGTCTTCGGCCGGCGCGCCGGTGTCGGCTCGGCCCAGTACGTCAAGTCGCTCGGCGCTGGCCGCCCGCAGGTCAGCCCGGAGCAGGTCGACGCGGCCAGCTCCAACGCCCTGGCCCCATTCGCCAATGAGGGTGGCGAGAATCCGTACACGCTGCACCAGGAACTTCAGCAGACCATGAACGATCTGGTGGGGATCATCCGCAAGGCCGAGGAGGTCGAGCAGGCTCTCGCCAAGCTTCAGGAGTTGAAGGTGCGCGCCCGGACGGTCACGGTGGAGGGGCATCGGCAGTTCAACCCGGGCTGGCATCTCGCCCTGGATCTGCGCAACATGCTCGCCGTGAGTGAGTGCGTCGCCCGAGCCGCCCTGCTGCGCGAGGAGAGCCGCGGCGGCCATACCCGCGACGACTTCCCGAAGATGGATCCGAACTGGCGTCGGGTGAATCTCATCTGCTCCCTGAATGGCGACGGGATCGACGTGACCCGCCAACCGATGTCGACGATGCGCGACGACCTGATCTCCCTCTTCGCCCGCGACGAACTGGGCAAGTACCTCACCGACGAAGAACTCAACGCACTGCCGGAGGCGACCGAATGA
- a CDS encoding succinate dehydrogenase / fumarate reductase iron-sulfur subunit has protein sequence MSYQAKFRVWRGDSEAGDLADFDVEVNEGEVVLDIIHRLQATQAGDLAVRWNCKAGKCGSCSAEINGRPRLLCMTRMSTFTEAEVITVTPLRAFPVIKDLVTDVSFNYTKAREVPAFAPPAGVAAGEYRMAQVDVERSQEFRKCIECFLCQDTCHVVRDHEENKTAFAGPRFLMRIAELDMHPLDALDRKNQAQEEFGLGFCNITKCCTEVCPEHIKITDNALIPMKERVVDRKYDPLVWLGSKIGRRK, from the coding sequence ATGAGCTATCAGGCGAAGTTCCGAGTGTGGCGCGGGGACTCCGAGGCCGGGGACCTGGCCGACTTCGATGTCGAGGTCAACGAGGGCGAGGTCGTCCTCGACATCATCCACCGACTGCAGGCCACCCAGGCCGGCGATCTGGCCGTCCGCTGGAACTGCAAGGCCGGCAAATGCGGGTCGTGCAGCGCGGAGATCAACGGGCGTCCGCGCCTGCTCTGCATGACCCGGATGTCGACCTTCACCGAGGCCGAGGTGATCACCGTGACTCCGCTGCGGGCGTTCCCGGTCATCAAGGACCTGGTCACCGACGTCTCCTTCAACTACACAAAGGCACGGGAGGTCCCGGCCTTCGCGCCGCCGGCGGGCGTCGCCGCTGGTGAGTACCGGATGGCCCAGGTCGACGTGGAACGGTCACAGGAGTTCCGCAAGTGCATCGAGTGCTTCCTCTGCCAGGACACCTGCCACGTGGTACGCGATCACGAGGAGAACAAGACTGCCTTCGCCGGGCCACGCTTCCTGATGCGCATCGCCGAACTCGACATGCATCCCCTGGACGCCCTCGATCGCAAGAATCAGGCCCAGGAGGAGTTCGGCCTCGGGTTCTGCAATATCACCAAGTGCTGCACCGAGGTCTGCCCGGAGCACATCAAGATCACCGACAACGCGCTGATCCCCATGAAAGAACGGGTGGTTGACCGCAAGTACGACCCACTGGTCTGGCTGGGGAGCAAGATCGGCCGCCGAAAGTAG